A DNA window from Bacteroides cellulosilyticus contains the following coding sequences:
- a CDS encoding chaperone modulator CbpM, translating into MQNELIIVSEYCRKCHIEPSFIDLLQEGGLIDVTTEGGERYLTFTQLPDVERYSRMYYDLSINMEGIDAIHHLLQRMEEMQRELHELRSQLRLFR; encoded by the coding sequence ATGCAGAACGAATTAATCATAGTCAGCGAATATTGTCGCAAATGCCACATCGAACCGTCGTTTATTGACTTGTTGCAGGAAGGTGGTCTGATAGATGTAACAACCGAAGGTGGTGAACGTTATCTGACGTTTACCCAACTGCCGGACGTGGAACGTTATAGCCGCATGTATTATGACTTGTCCATCAATATGGAAGGGATCGATGCCATTCATCATCTGTTGCAGCGTATGGAAGAGATGCAACGGGAACTTCATGAGTTGCGCAGTCAGTTGAGGCTGTTCAGATGA
- a CDS encoding acyltransferase family protein codes for MRNRIQELDYLKCLFIILMVIFHLSYIGGKYPYVKSIVYTFHMSAFLLISGYLINVHKKPKVFLKAMAWIFIPYAIMEISYACMSTLFPVWDGIKEISASVLFSKVLLDPIGPYWYLHTFILCGTSHYFVHTYLRANPFIRLLATGSLLLLFSDVFHLLTFANAFYFMAGTAIHLGKRSFLSCFPSSFLAIIPLIFLCSQPENLNRGTLGGILITGLVISFSLYIYKYLPYTVKQASLFIGKNTLPILLFSPIFTALSKLFLPLFSFDPTGICFLCTATATTLYGSIFMAFCLDKARLSPFFFGKKMLI; via the coding sequence ATGAGGAACCGCATTCAAGAGCTGGACTATCTTAAATGCCTGTTTATCATACTCATGGTCATTTTCCACCTGAGCTATATAGGAGGTAAGTATCCGTACGTCAAAAGCATCGTATATACTTTCCATATGTCCGCCTTTCTGTTGATTTCGGGTTATCTGATTAATGTGCATAAAAAGCCGAAAGTTTTTCTGAAAGCGATGGCATGGATATTCATTCCATACGCCATTATGGAAATCAGTTATGCCTGCATGTCTACGCTGTTTCCCGTTTGGGACGGGATAAAAGAAATCAGCGCCTCAGTTCTATTCAGCAAAGTGCTGCTTGATCCCATTGGGCCTTACTGGTATCTACACACATTCATATTATGTGGCACAAGCCATTATTTCGTACATACTTATCTCCGGGCAAATCCATTTATCCGTCTGTTGGCAACAGGCAGTCTTCTTCTACTTTTCTCCGACGTCTTTCATTTGCTGACATTTGCCAATGCTTTCTATTTCATGGCAGGCACCGCTATCCATCTAGGCAAACGTTCGTTCCTGTCTTGTTTTCCCTCTTCTTTTCTTGCCATTATCCCTCTGATCTTTCTGTGCAGTCAGCCGGAGAATCTGAACAGAGGCACTTTAGGAGGAATATTAATCACCGGACTGGTCATCAGCTTCTCGCTGTACATCTACAAATATCTCCCCTATACAGTGAAACAGGCTTCCCTGTTCATCGGAAAGAACACATTGCCCATTCTTCTTTTCTCCCCCATCTTTACCGCACTATCCAAACTCTTTCTGCCTCTCTTTTCATTCGACCCGACAGGAATATGCTTTCTCTGCACCGCCACAGCCACCACCCTGTACGGTAGCATTTTCATGGCATTCTGTCTGGATAAAGCACGCCTCTCTCCTTTCTTCTTCGGGAAAAAGATGCTCATATAA
- a CDS encoding DnaJ C-terminal domain-containing protein: MAYIDYYQVLGVDKKASQDDIKKAFRKLARKYHPDLNPNDSTAKDKFQAINEANEVLSDPEKRKKYDEYGEHWKHADEFEAQKRARQEAGAGGFGGFGGGGFGGSGAGYGSDGNGSYWYSSDGQEFSGSAGGGFSDFFESMFGHRGRSGGANAGFRGQDYHADLSLSLRDAAQTHKQVLTVNGKNVRITIPAGVANGQVIKLKGYGGEGVNGGPAGDLYITFVIADDPVFKRLGDDLYVDVPINLYTALLGGDQLVDTLNGQVKLKVKPETQNGTKARLKGKGFPVYKKEGQFGDLIVTYSVKLPTNLTEEQKELFRKLQSMN; this comes from the coding sequence ATGGCTTATATAGATTATTATCAAGTCCTTGGGGTGGACAAAAAGGCAAGTCAGGATGATATAAAGAAAGCGTTCCGCAAGTTGGCACGCAAGTATCATCCTGACCTGAATCCGAACGACTCTACTGCCAAGGATAAGTTTCAGGCAATTAATGAAGCGAACGAAGTGCTGAGCGATCCTGAAAAGCGTAAGAAGTACGATGAGTACGGCGAGCACTGGAAGCATGCCGATGAGTTTGAAGCTCAGAAGCGAGCCCGACAGGAGGCGGGTGCCGGTGGTTTCGGCGGATTTGGAGGTGGCGGCTTCGGTGGTTCGGGCGCAGGATATGGCTCGGATGGCAACGGCAGTTACTGGTATTCATCCGACGGGCAGGAGTTTTCCGGAAGTGCCGGTGGCGGTTTCTCTGACTTTTTCGAGTCTATGTTCGGACATCGGGGACGTAGTGGAGGCGCTAATGCCGGTTTCCGCGGACAGGATTATCATGCAGATTTAAGTCTGTCTCTCCGCGATGCGGCACAAACCCATAAGCAGGTTCTGACCGTGAACGGAAAGAATGTGCGTATCACCATTCCTGCCGGAGTGGCGAACGGACAAGTTATCAAGCTGAAAGGTTACGGCGGCGAAGGTGTGAACGGCGGCCCTGCCGGTGACTTGTACATTACGTTTGTGATTGCGGACGACCCGGTATTCAAACGTTTGGGCGATGACTTGTACGTAGACGTGCCCATCAATCTTTATACCGCTCTTTTGGGTGGCGACCAGTTGGTGGACACTTTGAACGGACAGGTGAAACTGAAAGTGAAACCCGAAACCCAGAATGGCACGAAGGCCCGTCTGAAAGGTAAGGGGTTCCCTGTATATAAGAAAGAAGGACAGTTCGGTGACCTCATTGTGACTTATTCCGTGAAACTGCCGACGAACTTGACGGAAGAACAGAAAGAGCTGTTCCGTAAACTTCAAAGTATGAACTAA